In Bacillus horti, the following proteins share a genomic window:
- a CDS encoding ATP-binding protein, with protein MVEMDIKIPYQKQLEVISEVASPLVVITELIKNAFDECAKEITVEIDTVNNEIEIIDTGYGFSEESIKMLAEPGQSYKKRNNRNLNAHNKVFAGSMGIGLFSIFSIADRFEIITKGEDGEFIIFGDPEKISYDRVFDRIEEGTKVSLINVGKSDIKVLIEDIKMDKLKHISLCNYNKEYYLFELNVKVDGITQDLTSPFVEDLYNSDTCNFKSKIEFSYNKIKRELTYQYIRKNETIINSKPVVIKFDRDFEIGDLLLNHYSIKRVERKEDFMFLPLEANTVSDFEGAFYIREGNKGFKEVSKFGPAVRMYVNGFGMYNYLEREKDWLKLSYLTANVKNSGIKPNNTIGYIAFNHFIEPDEELKISKERSHFYDKTPYRTFYEMVYNVVTLLTFNIDVAARNKNDRDKYFTEEYLKHYDQSLNKGTTFEGLSENGTASDQTDASQTGSNQTGQNQTESEQTDANQTESNQTGQNQTESEQTDANQTESEQTDTNQTGSNHSDANQTNSNQTGGPTPSGDAPGTFFEYISWDGKLNPNDNNHKGLIIALNELHKMSIKKIKEDKREEKLYSVFPVSAGMLLRTAYEQALILHLKRVGQWNVLTKQNNFPMLSNIETHIKQNIKSVFTDKDMRRAFGNIISIRSRDFLNSNIHNPGLIRATSSTLEGITNGGMYSLINLIINNT; from the coding sequence ATGGTAGAAATGGACATAAAAATACCATATCAAAAACAATTAGAAGTCATAAGTGAAGTTGCGAGCCCACTAGTCGTAATTACAGAGTTAATAAAAAATGCTTTTGATGAATGCGCAAAAGAAATAACAGTAGAAATAGATACTGTGAACAATGAAATTGAGATTATAGATACTGGTTATGGATTCTCAGAAGAATCAATTAAAATGCTTGCTGAACCAGGGCAATCTTATAAAAAGCGAAATAATAGGAACTTGAATGCCCACAATAAAGTGTTTGCTGGAAGTATGGGGATAGGTCTGTTCTCAATCTTTTCAATAGCAGATAGGTTTGAAATAATAACCAAAGGGGAAGATGGAGAATTTATTATCTTTGGAGATCCAGAAAAAATATCTTATGATAGGGTTTTTGATAGAATTGAAGAAGGAACAAAAGTTTCTTTAATAAATGTCGGAAAATCAGATATTAAGGTATTAATTGAAGATATTAAAATGGATAAATTAAAGCATATTTCTTTATGCAATTACAATAAAGAATACTACTTGTTTGAGCTAAATGTTAAAGTTGATGGCATAACCCAAGATTTAACATCCCCATTTGTGGAAGATTTATATAACTCGGATACATGTAACTTTAAATCTAAAATAGAATTTTCATATAATAAAATCAAAAGAGAATTGACTTATCAATATATAAGAAAAAATGAAACTATTATTAACTCTAAACCAGTTGTAATTAAGTTCGATAGAGATTTTGAAATAGGCGATTTACTGCTCAACCATTATAGTATTAAAAGAGTTGAACGGAAAGAGGATTTTATGTTTTTACCTCTTGAAGCAAATACAGTGAGTGATTTCGAAGGAGCTTTTTACATAAGAGAAGGTAATAAAGGATTTAAAGAAGTATCTAAATTTGGACCAGCTGTAAGAATGTATGTCAATGGATTTGGAATGTACAACTATTTAGAGCGTGAAAAGGATTGGCTTAAGCTTTCTTACTTAACGGCAAATGTGAAAAACAGTGGAATAAAACCTAACAATACAATTGGGTACATTGCATTTAATCATTTTATAGAACCGGATGAAGAATTGAAAATCTCTAAAGAGAGATCTCATTTTTATGATAAAACCCCGTACAGAACTTTCTATGAAATGGTCTATAACGTAGTAACTTTGTTAACCTTTAATATTGATGTTGCAGCAAGGAACAAAAACGATAGGGATAAATATTTTACTGAAGAATATTTGAAACACTATGATCAAAGTTTAAATAAAGGTACGACATTCGAAGGTTTATCAGAAAACGGAACTGCATCAGATCAAACCGATGCAAGTCAAACTGGATCAAACCAAACTGGACAAAATCAAACGGAATCAGAACAAACTGATGCAAACCAAACGGAATCAAACCAAACTGGACAAAATCAAACGGAATCAGAACAAACTGATGCAAACCAAACGGAATCAGAACAAACTGATACAAATCAAACGGGATCGAACCATTCTGATGCAAATCAAACAAATAGTAACCAAACAGGAGGGCCAACTCCTAGTGGGGATGCTCCCGGGACTTTTTTTGAATACATCTCGTGGGACGGTAAACTTAATCCAAACGACAATAATCACAAAGGTCTAATAATTGCATTGAATGAGTTACATAAGATGTCCATAAAGAAAATTAAAGAGGATAAACGTGAAGAAAAGCTTTACAGTGTTTTCCCTGTGAGTGCTGGGATGCTACTTCGAACAGCATATGAACAAGCATTAATACTTCACTTAAAAAGGGTTGGACAATGGAATGTTTTAACAAAACAAAACAACTTTCCAATGCTCAGTAACATAGAAACTCACATAAAGCAAAATATTAAATCGGTATTTACTGACAAAGACATGAGAAGAGCTTTTGGTAATATAATATCTATCAGATCTCGAGACTTTTTAAATTCTAATATTCATAATCCAGGGCTAATTCGTGCAACGTCTTCTACCCTAGAGGGAATAACTAATGGGGGTATGTACTCATTAATAAATCTAATTATAAATAATACTTAA
- a CDS encoding DUF6199 family natural product biosynthesis protein has protein sequence MWLFIIVLFVLGLIGAIYPKASWFISNWWRFQGEAEPSQVSLFVHRITGLVFLVVSISMFFQR, from the coding sequence GTGTGGTTATTCATCATTGTCCTCTTCGTCTTAGGTTTAATTGGCGCCATCTATCCTAAGGCATCCTGGTTCATATCCAATTGGTGGAGATTTCAAGGCGAGGCAGAGCCAAGTCAAGTTTCATTATTTGTGCATCGTATTACTGGACTTGTTTTTCTGGTTGTAAGTATCTCTATGTTTTTTCAACGTTAA
- a CDS encoding ATP-dependent DNA helicase, whose product MSNPLTGPQNKASQEIEKNVQIIACAGSGKTTTMVERIINLLKEPDINPKNVVAFTFTDKAANELKERAYKVVNEKLGNTTGLAEIYIGTIHGYCLNLLQEYSSEYTKYEIINEIQTKLFVDKTYNINGFKEIQYTDKQKNVSSLKRFIDTALYLEVVNTIREADILEIPHVSIPANILKAVKMYEQALDNNFYFDYTSILLKAIALIQNNNEVKEKVKNELNHLIIDEYQDVNPIQEKLINTIYSLKTNICVVGDDDQILYHWRGSKSENIVNFSNRYENVEKIELLENFRSSKGIVNTAALLINHNQDRLAKTMISANNQNYDKFDVLGNSFNSEKDEIDFIVRKIKQLIGVKFNDNPKEPGRGLSYSDIAILVYSVKKIPKYLIEQLSKENIKFVVEGMKNLFEASEIQASVNIFYFLADQYSLNDLLNDWSNQTFSVDKTSLDKAVQELISLKVKMESSAWEDFILQDIYKKFLEQVGIFNLDENEYDRTLYNFAKFTEVINDYETIHMRNSPINKVIGFCSFLKYAASDYYPEGWLSPSYRSTKGLKIMTFFQAKGLEFPVVIMPFLTQSFMFPPKKGGKNKWAIIGNILNKTEYESNDEDLRRLFYVGVTRSKKFLFMSQSPHPIGDGSRFYSKPAKAFIEILHSNYVNQDPNFDHSKLENAPVIDKINKDVINLDFSTLKDYFECSLRFKYSSIYGFIQPLSYRMGFGKSMHNMLEDLHKNFRDSKQSVDELVNVLIDKHFHIPYAARKLKDSMELRARRDMTNYIRLNRHKFNQIIYVEKQIEISLTDEVFVNGRIDLVRNTETNTTTIIDFKSDTSTQSDELIVDQLAIYALGYKKLTGLSPNYVESYTLENNYPKQITVNEALLENIEKKIMGVKESIELYQFQKVKDYGKDNPICKGCNFKDACLK is encoded by the coding sequence ATGTCTAATCCATTAACAGGCCCTCAAAATAAAGCTAGTCAAGAGATTGAAAAAAATGTGCAGATAATTGCATGTGCAGGTTCCGGAAAAACAACAACAATGGTTGAAAGAATAATAAATTTATTAAAAGAACCAGATATTAATCCCAAAAATGTTGTTGCGTTTACTTTTACTGATAAAGCGGCTAACGAATTAAAAGAAAGAGCTTACAAAGTTGTAAATGAAAAACTAGGTAATACTACTGGCTTAGCAGAAATTTATATAGGGACAATCCATGGATATTGCTTAAATCTCTTACAGGAATATAGTAGTGAATATACTAAATATGAAATAATAAATGAAATACAAACAAAACTATTTGTAGATAAGACTTATAATATAAATGGGTTTAAAGAAATCCAGTATACTGATAAGCAAAAGAATGTTTCAAGCTTAAAGCGATTTATTGATACTGCTTTGTACTTAGAAGTCGTGAATACTATAAGAGAAGCTGATATATTAGAAATTCCTCATGTTAGTATACCAGCTAATATTCTTAAAGCTGTTAAAATGTATGAACAAGCTTTAGATAACAATTTTTATTTTGATTACACATCTATATTGTTAAAAGCAATTGCTTTAATTCAAAATAATAATGAGGTTAAAGAAAAAGTAAAGAACGAATTGAACCACTTAATAATTGATGAGTATCAAGATGTTAATCCCATACAAGAAAAATTGATTAATACTATCTATTCTCTTAAAACAAACATTTGTGTAGTAGGAGATGATGATCAAATTTTGTATCATTGGAGGGGTAGTAAATCTGAAAATATAGTAAATTTCAGTAACAGATATGAGAATGTTGAAAAAATAGAGTTGCTAGAAAATTTTAGGAGCAGTAAAGGAATTGTAAATACAGCAGCACTATTAATAAATCATAACCAAGATAGACTAGCAAAAACAATGATTAGTGCGAATAATCAAAATTATGATAAATTTGATGTATTGGGAAATAGCTTTAACTCAGAGAAGGATGAAATAGACTTCATAGTTAGAAAAATCAAACAACTTATAGGTGTGAAATTCAATGACAATCCTAAAGAACCAGGTAGAGGTCTTTCTTACAGTGATATTGCAATATTAGTGTATTCCGTAAAAAAAATTCCTAAATACCTTATTGAGCAATTATCTAAAGAAAATATTAAATTTGTAGTTGAAGGAATGAAGAATTTATTTGAGGCATCTGAAATCCAAGCAAGTGTTAATATATTTTACTTTTTAGCAGATCAGTATAGTTTAAATGATTTATTAAATGATTGGAGTAATCAAACATTTTCAGTTGACAAAACCTCCCTAGATAAGGCAGTTCAAGAATTAATCAGTTTAAAAGTTAAAATGGAAAGTAGTGCATGGGAAGATTTCATATTACAAGATATCTATAAAAAATTCCTTGAACAAGTGGGGATATTTAATCTTGATGAGAATGAATATGATAGGACGTTGTATAATTTTGCTAAGTTTACCGAAGTTATTAATGATTATGAGACAATTCATATGAGAAATTCACCAATAAACAAAGTGATTGGATTTTGTAGTTTTCTTAAGTATGCTGCATCAGATTATTATCCAGAGGGATGGTTATCGCCATCATATCGAAGTACAAAAGGATTAAAGATTATGACCTTTTTCCAAGCTAAAGGTTTAGAGTTCCCGGTTGTCATAATGCCTTTTTTGACACAATCATTTATGTTTCCTCCAAAAAAAGGTGGAAAAAATAAGTGGGCTATTATAGGGAATATATTAAATAAGACTGAATATGAAAGTAATGATGAGGATTTGCGTAGACTTTTTTATGTGGGAGTTACAAGAAGTAAAAAGTTTCTTTTTATGTCACAATCTCCGCATCCAATAGGTGATGGTTCCAGATTTTACAGTAAGCCTGCTAAAGCTTTTATTGAAATTTTACATTCTAATTATGTTAATCAAGATCCAAATTTTGACCATTCTAAATTAGAGAACGCACCGGTAATTGATAAAATAAATAAAGACGTTATTAATTTAGATTTCTCTACTTTAAAGGACTATTTCGAATGTTCTTTAAGGTTTAAATACTCTTCTATATATGGGTTTATTCAACCGCTAAGTTATAGAATGGGATTTGGAAAATCAATGCATAATATGCTAGAGGATTTACATAAAAATTTTAGAGATAGCAAACAATCTGTTGATGAATTAGTTAATGTATTAATAGATAAGCATTTTCACATCCCATATGCTGCAAGAAAACTTAAGGATTCTATGGAACTTAGAGCACGGAGGGATATGACAAATTACATTCGATTAAATAGACATAAGTTTAATCAGATTATCTATGTAGAGAAACAAATAGAGATAAGCCTAACTGATGAAGTATTTGTAAATGGTAGGATTGATTTAGTAAGAAATACTGAGACAAATACAACAACAATTATTGATTTTAAATCTGATACTTCAACCCAATCTGATGAGCTCATTGTTGATCAATTAGCGATTTATGCATTAGGATATAAAAAATTAACTGGTTTGTCTCCTAATTATGTGGAGTCATATACTCTTGAGAACAACTATCCAAAACAAATTACAGTTAATGAGGCCCTGTTGGAGAATATTGAAAAAAAAATTATGGGTGTTAAGGAAAGTATTGAATTATATCAGTTCCAAAAAGTTAAAGACTATGGAAAGGACAACCCTATATGCAAAGGGTGTAACTTTAAAGATGCATGTCTTAAATAA
- the glmS gene encoding glutamine--fructose-6-phosphate transaminase (isomerizing), translating to MCGIVGYIGEKQAKDVVLTGLKRLEYRGYDSAGICVVPEGEQVTIYKEKGKIVELEKLIGDAKVEGTVGIGHTRWATHGAPTQINAHPHRSYSGRFTLVHNGIIENYKELMETYVPQIERLSETDTEIIVHLVDHFSQDGQSTEEAFRHVLNLLEGSFAIALVDSEDPSRLYAAKNKSPLLAGIGEGENMVASDATAMIHVTNQFKELKDYEYVVFDRDVLVIKDYEGKELTRETYTVDWDVSSVETGQYEHFMLKEIDEQPTVIRNIIGKYQDDQGQLNIGQELEGLTVPKRIYIVACGTSYHAGLVGKKLLENIARIPTEVHIASEYLYAKDPLIEKDSLFIFFSQSGETADSRGVLNQIKQQGYRTLTITNVQGSTLYREADYKLLTHAGPEIAVASTKAYTAQIAVVALFSIYLSEQQGLEGTIDMFQELRTISIAMESLKDMKEQAKQIVDDYLTGHQTTFFIGRQSDFDVCLEGALKLKEISYIQAEGYAGGELKHGPIALIEDGTPVFVVITDDNVAKNTRSNAQEVKARGANTCVISAKGSEEEGDAWVLPKVNPLLTPLVSVIPLQLISYYAALQRGCDVDKPRNLAKSVTVE from the coding sequence ATGTGTGGAATTGTTGGATATATTGGAGAGAAACAAGCAAAGGATGTTGTCCTTACAGGATTAAAACGATTAGAGTATCGTGGATACGATTCAGCGGGGATCTGTGTCGTGCCTGAAGGAGAGCAGGTTACTATATATAAAGAAAAAGGAAAAATCGTAGAGCTAGAAAAACTAATTGGGGACGCAAAAGTAGAGGGGACAGTAGGTATCGGACATACACGCTGGGCCACTCACGGAGCACCAACACAAATTAATGCTCACCCTCATCGTAGTTATTCTGGACGTTTTACCCTTGTTCATAATGGAATTATTGAGAACTATAAAGAGCTTATGGAGACGTATGTCCCTCAAATCGAGCGTTTAAGCGAAACAGATACAGAAATTATCGTTCATTTAGTGGATCACTTCAGCCAGGATGGTCAAAGCACAGAGGAAGCGTTCCGTCATGTGTTGAACCTGCTTGAAGGCTCTTTCGCTATTGCCTTAGTGGATTCAGAGGATCCTAGTCGTTTGTATGCTGCCAAAAATAAAAGCCCTCTATTAGCCGGTATCGGTGAAGGGGAAAACATGGTGGCTAGTGACGCTACAGCTATGATTCATGTTACGAATCAGTTTAAAGAGCTGAAGGATTATGAGTATGTCGTGTTTGATCGTGATGTGCTTGTCATCAAAGACTATGAAGGCAAAGAGCTAACTCGTGAAACATATACAGTAGATTGGGACGTAAGCTCTGTAGAGACAGGACAATATGAGCACTTCATGTTAAAAGAAATTGATGAACAGCCTACCGTTATCCGTAACATTATCGGTAAGTATCAGGATGATCAAGGGCAATTAAATATTGGTCAAGAGCTAGAAGGACTTACTGTACCTAAACGCATTTACATCGTGGCTTGTGGAACGAGCTACCATGCAGGACTAGTAGGGAAAAAGCTCCTTGAAAACATCGCTCGCATTCCAACTGAGGTGCACATCGCTTCTGAGTATCTGTATGCCAAAGATCCGTTGATTGAAAAAGATTCCCTATTTATCTTCTTTAGTCAATCTGGAGAAACAGCAGACTCTCGTGGAGTTCTAAATCAAATTAAGCAGCAAGGCTACCGTACGCTAACGATCACAAACGTACAAGGAAGCACACTATATCGTGAGGCAGATTACAAGCTCTTAACTCACGCTGGACCTGAAATCGCCGTAGCTTCTACAAAAGCATATACAGCTCAAATCGCTGTTGTAGCACTGTTCTCTATCTACCTTTCTGAACAGCAAGGTCTAGAAGGAACAATTGATATGTTCCAAGAGCTTCGTACCATCTCTATTGCGATGGAGTCGCTGAAGGACATGAAGGAGCAGGCGAAGCAAATTGTTGATGATTATCTGACTGGTCACCAAACTACGTTCTTTATTGGACGTCAATCTGACTTCGACGTTTGCTTAGAGGGAGCTTTGAAGCTGAAGGAGATTTCCTATATTCAAGCTGAAGGCTATGCTGGTGGAGAGCTTAAGCACGGACCGATTGCTCTTATTGAAGATGGAACACCGGTCTTTGTTGTAATTACAGATGACAATGTTGCTAAGAATACACGAAGCAACGCCCAAGAGGTTAAAGCTCGTGGAGCTAATACATGTGTCATTTCTGCTAAAGGCAGTGAAGAAGAAGGAGACGCTTGGGTACTGCCTAAAGTGAATCCATTATTGACACCACTTGTGTCTGTTATCCCGCTACAGTTAATTTCTTATTACGCAGCCCTTCAACGTGGCTGTGATGTTGATAAGCCTCGTAACTTGGCTAAGTCTGTTACGGTGGAGTAA
- a CDS encoding DNRLRE domain-containing protein produces the protein MSEENKSLILWTSRFQVEHGCSKKNQEECSPSNQNHSANSTYFVEPATTTKYNLHHKPIVPKNKTFIQNSKVPRENELHTTTPSNEVIYNRMEGEVDVYGVGESIIKGTIVVRIHNDIRGRIKLSPRNRMFGLLDVQPIPRVEEILTPTKDAFFRSGVIRINYGKEHAMAVGVLVDSSYTEDGFEALRSVLQFDLSHLPDNVEIERAVLRLHTLHATEELREKMYEVFLNLRDWSETSVAWVNQPDVSEDSVTGKSIKGSDTLEINVLELVQKWTEEKEPNFGFALRSLEEELQMITQSFFTREYHMPDKRPQLDLRYYDRNLIVSLGRVPLRGNIVVRQHVNGDLRSRIEIRSFFGSNGLSSTITVVNPNYRVGTITISQRKVKGVLYTRQLDDLGITGTITIPGKDFDEQESTIAINRRLLHGMIRVAYETELSAQLQVSNKAYSQIPFTIQVMRKHLLGRVEVRAQKSLYAELKIAREDTWTMAGKLITKHTAPPLSGRMTVVQASFLLSNIVTSRPDMLSRLRVRGISNADLKGIVGILGSEYQTFNGKITIKNRVGLDSEIVIKHRRKLLAKLKVEPVSYLPSIINVVSPYLPSKIAIAGYGSDGLHANIVVNVRMINELTSTILIQNPRNLPCVLVVKGLPTDSGGYAFIM, from the coding sequence GTGTCTGAAGAGAACAAAAGCTTAATATTGTGGACATCTAGATTCCAAGTTGAACATGGTTGCTCTAAAAAGAATCAAGAGGAGTGTAGTCCTTCGAATCAAAACCATTCTGCTAATTCCACTTATTTCGTTGAACCGGCAACTACAACTAAATATAATCTGCACCACAAACCTATAGTACCTAAGAACAAAACCTTTATCCAAAATAGTAAAGTTCCTAGAGAAAATGAGTTACATACCACTACCCCTTCAAACGAAGTTATCTATAATCGTATGGAGGGTGAGGTAGATGTTTATGGCGTAGGAGAGTCTATAATCAAGGGAACCATAGTTGTAAGGATACACAACGACATCCGCGGGAGAATTAAATTATCCCCTAGAAATCGAATGTTTGGTTTGCTGGACGTTCAGCCCATACCTCGTGTCGAGGAAATCCTAACTCCTACTAAAGACGCTTTCTTTAGAAGTGGAGTTATACGAATAAACTACGGTAAAGAACATGCGATGGCTGTAGGAGTACTAGTGGATAGCTCCTATACGGAAGATGGCTTTGAAGCTTTACGCTCCGTGCTTCAATTCGATCTCTCACACCTTCCAGATAATGTTGAAATAGAAAGAGCGGTTTTAAGGCTACACACTCTACATGCCACGGAAGAGCTTAGGGAAAAAATGTATGAGGTGTTCCTCAACCTACGTGATTGGTCAGAAACATCAGTAGCCTGGGTGAACCAACCAGATGTCAGTGAGGATTCTGTTACAGGCAAGTCCATAAAAGGTTCAGATACACTAGAGATTAACGTTCTAGAATTGGTGCAAAAGTGGACGGAAGAGAAAGAGCCAAACTTTGGCTTTGCCTTGAGATCATTGGAAGAAGAACTCCAAATGATAACGCAATCGTTTTTTACTAGAGAGTACCACATGCCCGATAAAAGGCCGCAGCTTGACTTAAGGTATTATGATCGAAATTTGATTGTCAGTTTGGGAAGAGTCCCTCTAAGAGGAAATATCGTAGTACGCCAACATGTAAACGGAGATCTTAGATCTAGAATTGAAATTAGAAGCTTTTTTGGTTCTAATGGGTTATCTTCCACTATAACTGTAGTAAATCCAAATTACAGAGTCGGTACAATTACGATATCACAGCGAAAAGTAAAAGGTGTTCTTTATACTAGACAACTTGATGATTTAGGGATCACAGGTACAATTACGATTCCTGGAAAAGATTTTGATGAGCAGGAAAGTACCATAGCAATTAATAGAAGACTTTTACACGGTATGATTAGGGTAGCTTACGAAACAGAGCTCAGTGCTCAACTTCAAGTTTCAAACAAGGCTTATTCTCAAATCCCATTTACGATCCAAGTTATGAGGAAGCATTTATTAGGTAGAGTTGAGGTTAGAGCGCAGAAATCATTGTATGCTGAGTTGAAGATCGCTAGGGAAGATACTTGGACGATGGCAGGAAAGCTGATTACAAAACACACAGCCCCGCCTCTTTCAGGAAGAATGACAGTGGTCCAAGCATCGTTTTTATTGTCTAATATCGTTACAAGCCGTCCTGATATGCTTTCTAGACTAAGAGTACGTGGTATATCCAATGCTGATCTCAAAGGAATTGTCGGTATCCTAGGTTCTGAGTATCAAACTTTTAACGGGAAAATCACTATAAAGAATAGGGTAGGACTTGATTCAGAAATCGTCATAAAGCATAGAAGAAAACTACTAGCCAAGCTTAAAGTTGAGCCAGTTAGCTACCTTCCTTCAATTATCAATGTTGTTTCTCCCTACTTACCTTCTAAAATAGCTATAGCGGGTTACGGTTCCGATGGTTTACATGCAAACATAGTTGTTAATGTGAGAATGATTAATGAGCTGACATCAACTATCTTGATTCAAAACCCAAGAAATCTACCCTGTGTGCTTGTAGTTAAGGGCTTGCCTACAGATAGTGGTGGATATGCTTTCATCATGTAA
- a CDS encoding DNA adenine methylase produces the protein MNNPIVNLWDVDLDYKGENEYSSFFSTEGNFHTYPAKAVPQMVQTLLGLIRETYGIETVLDPFVGSGTVALESKYLGLKFYGSDLNPLSILLSKTKVLTVEETEYTINEINQFLKDNLEINNMVDIVNFKNISYWFLQKHIHELSFLKGKVKKFIKDTPFKYREQFTLILLTALSSTIRQVSLTRNSEFKLFRMSPNKIKEHGKLDSIQLFKENVEVILDLLERIDIEGITDNTPEIYINNAKDLSYLKDKKVDLILTSPPYGDSRSTVAYGQFSRLSIQWLSDLMKEYLNISYIEDNCDEHLLGGKKSKAVINRSEILERSQTLQALYHEMESKVREEESNYRQALEKLGEVEKSLVDIDRERFLEYLNDNELLAGIIVQRIRLSISKKLRHEDEKSDKEVKGISFLATYLLTIVLYRGDNQQFLETLPFISDIIPRVRETINRKIASFKKRLEEVMHFFDDLYEVVLRTDEVLKDKGIQAWIVGHRTVMGDININFEKILSDWFDGLGYKNITSLSREYSFKRLPLSINSTILRYEEIQTMLQEYILIVQKNK, from the coding sequence ATGAACAACCCTATTGTGAATTTATGGGATGTAGATTTGGATTATAAGGGTGAAAATGAGTATTCATCATTTTTTAGTACAGAAGGTAATTTTCATACTTATCCTGCTAAAGCAGTCCCTCAGATGGTTCAAACACTCCTAGGTTTGATACGTGAAACTTATGGTATAGAAACGGTGTTAGATCCGTTTGTTGGCAGTGGTACTGTTGCACTTGAATCAAAATATTTAGGTTTAAAATTCTATGGATCTGATTTAAATCCATTATCCATTCTCTTATCTAAAACTAAAGTCCTTACTGTAGAGGAAACTGAATACACCATTAACGAGATAAATCAGTTCCTTAAAGACAACTTAGAAATTAATAACATGGTGGATATCGTAAACTTTAAAAATATTAGTTATTGGTTCTTGCAGAAGCATATTCATGAACTATCATTTTTAAAAGGAAAGGTAAAGAAATTTATCAAAGATACACCATTTAAATATAGGGAACAGTTTACATTAATTTTATTAACGGCACTAAGTTCAACTATTAGACAAGTATCTCTAACTAGGAACAGTGAATTTAAATTATTTCGGATGTCTCCAAATAAAATAAAAGAGCATGGAAAACTTGATTCAATACAACTATTTAAAGAAAACGTAGAAGTTATTTTAGACTTATTAGAAAGAATTGATATTGAAGGAATTACAGATAACACACCAGAAATATACATAAATAATGCTAAAGACCTTAGTTATTTAAAGGATAAAAAAGTTGATCTAATATTAACCTCACCTCCATACGGTGATTCAAGGAGTACAGTGGCATATGGGCAGTTTTCTAGGCTCTCAATACAATGGCTTTCTGATTTAATGAAGGAATATTTAAATATAAGTTATATTGAAGATAATTGTGATGAACACTTATTAGGTGGAAAAAAATCAAAAGCTGTTATAAATAGAAGTGAAATTTTAGAAAGATCTCAAACATTACAGGCTCTTTATCACGAAATGGAGAGTAAGGTTAGAGAAGAAGAAAGTAATTATAGGCAAGCGTTAGAAAAGCTTGGGGAAGTAGAAAAAAGTTTAGTCGATATAGATCGAGAGAGATTTTTAGAATACTTAAATGATAATGAGCTGCTCGCAGGGATAATAGTGCAAAGAATAAGGTTAAGTATTTCTAAAAAATTGAGACATGAGGATGAAAAAAGTGACAAAGAGGTCAAAGGAATATCATTTTTGGCAACATATTTATTAACCATTGTATTATATAGAGGTGACAATCAGCAGTTTTTAGAAACTTTACCTTTTATCAGTGATATTATTCCGAGGGTTCGGGAAACAATTAATAGAAAAATTGCTTCTTTTAAGAAAAGATTGGAAGAAGTTATGCATTTTTTTGATGACTTGTATGAAGTAGTCTTACGGACAGATGAGGTATTAAAAGATAAAGGAATCCAAGCATGGATAGTGGGACATAGGACTGTAATGGGCGATATAAATATAAACTTTGAAAAGATTTTATCGGACTGGTTCGATGGCTTAGGTTACAAAAATATTACTTCGCTCAGTAGAGAGTATTCCTTTAAACGTCTACCGTTAAGTATAAACTCTACAATTCTTAGATATGAAGAAATTCAGACTATGTTACAAGAATATATATTAATAGTACAAAAAAATAAATAA